The nucleotide window TTGAGGCGGTTCGACAGCGGGGATGAACCTGAAAATTGAATCCGTCATTGCGAGCATAGCTAAGCAATCTCGTCCAGTGTGGCAGTAATCCGGACGAGATTGCCGCAGTCGCTACGCTCCTTCGCAATGACGATTAAGAGTCTTTCTGCCAAATTGTCATTTGCGCCAACGTATGCTGGAATTTACGCCGGGTTTCGCGAATCACAAATGGAATATCCTGTGGTTCGGTGAGCAACGTAAACTCCGGCTTCAGCTGATCCTGTAAACCTTCCAGCGTGTCGTAGTTTTCACCGGTATTGGCTTTATAACCACCAATCCATTTGTCTCGCGGAGTAAACTCTTCCAGCCAGGTATAGGGCGAGGTGAGCACCAGCAAGCCGCCAGGGCGAATGCGTTCTTTAATCTGTTGTAAAAATTTCGCTGGATCGTACAAGCGATCAATCAGATTGCCCGCAAACACCAGATCGTAATCGCTGTATTTTTCCACCAGGTTGCAGGCGTCTCCCTGCATAAATACGATGTTGTCTTTTACGTCTGTGTAACCGTCAAAATCGCTCAGCTGAATTTCCTTGTAGGAAACCAACTCGCCTTCGTCTTGCAAAATATAGCGCTGCGAGCCGGTTTTTTGCAGACTGGTGGGCGCTTCAATCAAACGCACAGAAAAGTCGATAGCGTCCACATGGCTGAAGTATTTCGCCAGTTCAAACGACGAGCGACCAGTGGCACAGCCAAGGTCCAGTGCGCGTTCTGTGGCTCTGCCCTGTAAGTGTGGCTCGATGGTGTTAATGCAAGCTGCCGGAAAATTGGGCACGCCAAAATGTTCGTCGCCGTAGTGGAATTCAATGTACTGAGCCACCATGGTGGACGATTCGTAAGTGTTTAAGGTTGGGTCTGGCAATTTTTCGCCCTCCACATAGCGCAGGCCGGAATATTGGAAGAAGTGACGCCGAAAGGCGTAGCGGGAATCGCGAATGGCGTAGTTGCCGGTGGATATCCAGCAGCCGCCCTTAAAAATATTGTGCTTGCCATCGAAGGTGGGGGTAGAGAAGTCGTCGTAAATCGGGTGCACTTCAAAACCGTCGAAGCCATCGATGGGGGTTTCTGTCCACTGCCAGACATTGCCTATAATGTCGTAAAAGCCGTTGGAAAATTCGTGTCGATTGACCGGACAGGCAGAAAATTCCCCTTCCAAATTAATATTGCCGGGTGCCCCCTGCCAGTGGGGTTGGTCGCTGTCCACCAGCTCGCGGAGTTGGTGCCACTCCGCCTCAGTGGGCATGCGTATTTGTTTGCCGGTTTGCTCCGATTTCCAATTGCAGAAGGCTTTGGCTTCCAGGTAATTGATGTCTACCGGCCAGTCCCAGGGCATATCGATGACTTCCAGCATGCTGCGGTAGCGGTATGTGCCATTTTCCACCACCCAGTACACCGGGTGACCTGCCTGGCGGAACTGTGCCCATTGCCAACCTTCTTCAGTCCAATAGCGTTCGGTGTGGTAGCCATCGGCTTCGACAAATTCCAGAAACTCCTGATTGGATACCAGGTATTTGGACGCGCTGAATGGCGCCACGTCTTCCTGGCGTTGGCCGTATTCGTTGTCCCAACCGTAAACCGGGTTGCTGCGCGGCTTGCCAAGAGTCACTTTGCCGCCGCTGACCGGCAGCAATTCATTGGTTGGTGCATTGCCACTGTGGCGGCAGATGTTGCTCCACAGAGCGTGGGGGCGCACTGCTTCCAGAGGCAGTTCACGAATCAACACCGCCGTAGTTTCCAGGTGGATGCGCTCGTGTTCGATACCCATCACCACTACCCAGAGAGGGTCATCCCACTGGATAGGCAAATTGATGTCGCAGTTGCGAATAAAACGGTCAACCACTTGGCGGGTTTTGTCGCGATGGGCTTTTACTTCTGCCGGTGTAGGCCAGGGGTAGTTGTTCTCATTGAGATCGTCCCAGGACATTTCGTCCACGCCGATGGCGAGCATGGATTCAATGCGCTCGTCCACCCGCTCATTAATCAGCTTGGCCACATTGAGTTTGTTGATAAAAAATACCGAGGTATGACCGTAGTAAAAAATCAGTGGGTGGCGCAGCGGGTTGGCCCGGGTGTAGAACGCCTGGTCGTCTTTCAGGCATTCAAAAATGCTTTCGTACAGGGAAAAGGTGTCGTGGAAATATTGCAGAATTTCCTGGCGCTTCGCTTCCGGGTCGCCGCCGTCGAGAATGGGGGTTTTGGTAATCAGGTTGTATTCGCTAATGCTGGTTTGTGGCGATAGTGCGGTTTCCACGGGCATGAACAATTCCTTAGATTCTATTATGAGCTCACTGGTGTAGCTTGGACTCAATGACCTGACAAAAATTCGCGATTTCTTCGTTATTGTTGAAATAGTGCAGTGATGCACGCACCGCTGATGGCACATTGCGCTCCTGGAAGTCCAGGCGGGCATTGCGACGGGCCGTCACTGATGTATTAATGCCTTCGTTGCGCAGCTCTGTCACTAGGTTTTCGGCATCCCGGTTTTCACAACTGAAGGTGACAATACCACAGCGCTGGCTGCCGGGGTCGTGCACTTTTACACACTCTATGGCGCTGAGTTGATCACGCAAGGTTTGCGCCAATGAGAACACCTGCTGCTGGATTTGGCTAAGGCCAATATCCATGGCGTAGTTGGCCGCCGCTGCCAGGCCAATTTTGCCAGCAGTAAAGCATTCCCAGTTTTCAAAACGCTGGGCGTTGGGTTGCAGTTCGTAGCTTTCGTCGCCAGTCCAAGGAGCGGCGTGCAAGTCGATAAACGGTGGCTCCAGAATATCCAGGCGCTCTTTGCGCACGTACAAAAAACCGGTACCCCGGGGGCCGCGCAGGAACTTGCGGCCGGTGCCAGCGAGAACGTCGCAGCCAATTTGTTGCACATCCACCGGCATTTGGCCCACCGCCTGGCAGGCGTCCAGAATGTAGAGCAGATTGTTATCCCTGGCGATATCGCCCACTTCGCCGGCGGGGTTCACCAGGCCACTTTGTGAAGGCACGTAGGTGAGGAATATCGCCCGTGTTTGCGGCTGAATCATTGCCTCTAGCTGCTCTAGGTCAATGGCGCCGTCGCTGCCAGAGGGTACTCGATCAATCTGGATGCGCTTCTCCCGAGCCAGCTGTAGCAGGGCCAGATAGTTGGAGGAGTACTCCGACTGATGCACCAGCACCCGGTCACCGGAGCGCCAGGGAATGCCGTACACCGCCATGTCCCAAGCCCGGGTGGCGTTTTCCACAAAGGCAATTTCGTCCCGGCTGGCATTCAACAGGTTGGCGAATGCGCTGTAAAAACCGTCAATTTTGTCGGCGTTTGCTGCGGCTGCCTCGTAGCCCCCCAGCTTGCGTTCCAAATCCAGGTGGTCGATCACCGCCTGATGCACCGGATTTGGCACCAAGGATGCCCCAGCGTTGTTGAAGTGAATCAGGTGCTTGCAGGCGGGAGTGTCGGCGCGAAGTTTTTTGAGATCGAGCAAGATAAATTCCTGTTAATCGTCGCCGCGGAAAATGCAGTGTTTGGCAAAGTCGGTGGCTTCATTGGCGGTCCAGTCACCCTTGGGTTTTTCCTTCATGGCCTCACACCAAGCCTTGCTACCCACTTCCGGGGAGCAGCCGCTCAAAAACAGGAGTGTTGTTGAGAAGATCGCGATTAAAGAGAGCTTTTTCATGGTTTTTTCCTAGTTTTTGCCTGTGCAGATTATCAAGCAATCATTGTGCGTGGCCTGCTCTTTAACATCAACGATCAAACGGTTACATTCTGTTTATATCTGCGCGGGAGTGAATAATGAGTGAAGACAATCCTTATCAGGCGCCACAGGCGGATGTGGTGCAACCACAGCAAGCGGGCGAGCGGCAGTTAGTCGCGCCACAGGCGTGTTCGGCGGGCAGTGGCTGGCGCTGGCTGGCTGAGGCTTTTTCGCTGTTTAGCCGCAGCGCGGGTATGTGGATTGTGGTGTGTCTGGTGTTGATGGGTATCTCTCTGGTGTCTGGCGTTGTGCCCTTGGGTAGCGTGGCGCTGTCCCTGTTTAGCTATGTGTTGGTGGCGGGCATGATGCTGGGCTGTCAAAGCCTGGAGCAGGGAGGTGAGTTGTCTGTTGAACATCTGTTTCGGGGCTTCAAGCACGAAGCCATGGGTTCGCTGGTAATCTGCGGCGCGGTGGTGCTTGGGGTTTCTATTCTGCTGATGGTGTTTATGTTTGTGGGCGCTTTTGTGTTTGCCGGTATGGTCGCTGCATTCGCTGATCTGGAGCAGCAATTTCTAGCGGGTAGCATCAGTTTGGGGCTGGTGCTGATGATTCTTATTGGCACTGCGCTGATGACCTGGTTTGCACCGGCACTGATTGTGTTTCATCGCCTCAGCGCCTGGGATGCCATGAAGCAGAGCTTTTTGGGTTGCTTGAAAAATATCGTGCCGTTTTTGGTGTACGGCCTGTTTGGCTTGTTGCTGATGATTCCGGCAGCCATTACATTTGGTTTGGCGCTGCTGGTGTTGGTGCCGGTGGGGGTGATTACGATGTACACCTCTTACAAGGCGGTGTTTACCCAATCTTTGGAATAACCACCGTCATTGCGAGCGTAGCGAAGCAATCTCGATCAAATTGACAGCTGCCGTCACCAGATTGCCGCGCCACGGTGTGGCTCGCAATGACGACGTGTTTACAATCTACCCGCCCGTTTGATATCCAAATACTGGTTAACCAATCTCACCGGCAGTTCTTCTGCTGTGGTGTCCATACAAACCGCACCGCTGTGCCCCAGAGATTCGTGCAAGTTGCGGCGGCGTTGCAAATAATCGTACACACTGTGAAATTGCAGGGCGTCATCCAGGGTGCCCACGGAGCTTTGTAGAGATTGCTGCAGCGCCGGTTCTTGCAAATCCGCGAGCACCACCAGGTGTCGTCGTGACAGCAGCTGTACGGCGGTCAGCAGTTCTTGTTGATCCTCATCCCGGGTATTGGTCATCAGCACAATCAGGCTGCGGCGGCGCTGCAGAGACATCAAGCGTCGAGCAGTGGCCAGGTAGTCAGCGGATTCCATGGTCGACGGCAGATCAAAGGTTTGGTTCAGCAGTAAATTGACTGCGCCTTGGCCTTTTTGTGGCGCCGCCCAACGCTCGTCCCCGGCAAAGGAAATAAAGCCCGCAGCATCGCCCTGGCGAACCGCCACATAGGACAACAGCAACATAGCATTGAGTGCCTGATCCAGGTGTTCCTGGCCATTTTCCTTGTGGCGCATACGGCGGCCGCAATCCACCATAAACAGAATTTGCTGGTCGCGCTCGTCCTGGTATTCCCGCGAGATCAGTTTGTGATGGCGAGCGGTGGCCTTCCAGTCCACCTGTTTGAGGCTGTCGCCGTCGCGGTATTCCCGCAGCTGGTGAAAATCATTGCCTTCGCCACGGCGCTGGCGTCGTTTTACGCCCATTTGGCTGAGGCGGTTGTCGGTGGCCAGTAGCGTGTAGTGGCTGATCTCGGCAAAGTTGGGGTACACCCGCACCGTGGTTTCCAATGGTAGTAATTGGCGTCGGCGCCATAGCTGCATGGGGGACGTCACCAGTAAATCCAGTGCTGTAAAACGGGCATTGCCTCGTTGTTGAGGTTTCACTGAATAGTGAACTTCCGCCATTTTTTCGGGGGGGAGGGCTAATTCCTGGGGCTGCTCTCGGTAATCAAAATCGTTGGGAATATGATCGTGCAGAGTTAATGCCAAGGTGCGACCGTGATGGTGGCGCAGGCGCAGCTTCACATCTGACCAACTGTTGATGGGCAGGTTGTGATTGATTTTTCGCTCCGCTTCAATCTGTTTTAACTGGTTGACCCAAACCGCATCCAGTGCCGTTGCCAGGGCCAGCAGGGCAGCAAGCACTACCCATGCATTGACTAACGCAGGCACAAAGGCTGCCACCACTGCCAGCAACAGCCAGGCGAGCAGTAACACAATCAGTCTTGTGGTGGGGCGGATCACCGTTGGCCTCCATTGGCCTTTGTCATCGCGAGCGTAGCGCGGCGATCTCCAGTAATTTGGCAGCGGACATCACGAGATTGCCACGTCGCCTTTCTTTTCAATAAAGGCTCCTCGCAATGACGGGATGTCGCTGGATTAAATCCGCGGCGCATCGGTGTTTTCCAAAATATCGGCCAGTACTCGATCCGGGCTGTAGCCTTCAATTTCAAAGTCGGCGGTCAGGCGAATGCGGTGGCGCAGCACTGCCGGTGCGGCTTGTTTTACGTCATCTGGGGTTACAAAGTGGTTGCCGCTCAGCAATGCCTGGGCACGGGCAGCACGCAACAGGGAAATGCTGCCCCGCGGCCCGGCGCCAAATTCAATGCCGCTCCACTCCCGGGTGGCGCGCACAATACGCACCGCGTAATCGACAATTTGCTGGTCCATCTCCAGCTCAGTGGCCAGTTGTTGGATCTCCACCACTCGCTGGGGGCTGAGTACGGTTTCAATCTCTTCGATATTCAGAGTGTCGCCGGTTGAGCCGGTGGTTACCTGACGAGCCAGGGTGGTTTCTTCTTCGGCGCTGGGGTAATCAATCAATACCTTGAGCAAAAAGCGGTCCAGCTGGGCTTCTGGCAGTGGGTAGGTGCCTTCCTGCTCCACTGGGTTTTGGGTGGCCAGTACCAAAAATGGCTGATCCAGTTTCTGGCTTTCCCCTTCAATGGTCACTTGTTGCTCCTGCATGACTTCCAGCAGTGACGATTGGGTTTTGGCCGGAGCCCGGTTGATCTCGTCCGCCAACAGGAAATTGCAAAATACCGGGCCACGGCGGATGCGAAATTGCTCGCTTTTTAAGTCGTACATGGCGTGGCCGGTGACGTCGCTGGGCATCAGGTCGGGGGTAAACTGCACTCGACTGAAATCGCCGCCGACGGCTTTCGCCAGTGCCCGTACCAAAAGGGTTTTACCCAGGCCTGGTACGCCTTCCACCAGGGCGTGGCCAGAGGCCACCAGGCACACCAGTGCCTGGTCGATCACCTGGCGCTGGCCAATCATGGCGCGGCCTATTTGCTCTCGTAGGGCGTTCAGATCGGCGATGGCACTTGCCAGCTTTTGCGCGCACAGAGTGCTGCGCTCAGCGCTGCTGGTGTCTTGCGATGAGCTGTTGTCAGGCGACGTTTCCGTTGCTGTTTCGGGCGTGGTGTCGTTCATAACGTGTTCCGTATCTGTTGCAGTAAATCAGTCAGTTCAATAAATTCCCGCTCACCCTGCCAGTCACTGTGCAGGGCCCGGTTGATTTGCTCGGCGGATAATTCGCACAGCTCTGCCAGTTTGGTGCTGCGTTCCGCCACCGGCAGGGTAGCAATTTGTGGGTGCTTGCGGCGCAGCAGCAGTTCGACATCCTTGCGAGTCTCGGTAAACAACTGCTGGGCCTTGTCC belongs to bacterium SCSIO 12696 and includes:
- a CDS encoding MoxR family ATPase encodes the protein MNDTTPETATETSPDNSSSQDTSSAERSTLCAQKLASAIADLNALREQIGRAMIGQRQVIDQALVCLVASGHALVEGVPGLGKTLLVRALAKAVGGDFSRVQFTPDLMPSDVTGHAMYDLKSEQFRIRRGPVFCNFLLADEINRAPAKTQSSLLEVMQEQQVTIEGESQKLDQPFLVLATQNPVEQEGTYPLPEAQLDRFLLKVLIDYPSAEEETTLARQVTTGSTGDTLNIEEIETVLSPQRVVEIQQLATELEMDQQIVDYAVRIVRATREWSGIEFGAGPRGSISLLRAARAQALLSGNHFVTPDDVKQAAPAVLRHRIRLTADFEIEGYSPDRVLADILENTDAPRI
- a CDS encoding aminotransferase class V-fold PLP-dependent enzyme, coding for MLDLKKLRADTPACKHLIHFNNAGASLVPNPVHQAVIDHLDLERKLGGYEAAAANADKIDGFYSAFANLLNASRDEIAFVENATRAWDMAVYGIPWRSGDRVLVHQSEYSSNYLALLQLAREKRIQIDRVPSGSDGAIDLEQLEAMIQPQTRAIFLTYVPSQSGLVNPAGEVGDIARDNNLLYILDACQAVGQMPVDVQQIGCDVLAGTGRKFLRGPRGTGFLYVRKERLDILEPPFIDLHAAPWTGDESYELQPNAQRFENWECFTAGKIGLAAAANYAMDIGLSQIQQQVFSLAQTLRDQLSAIECVKVHDPGSQRCGIVTFSCENRDAENLVTELRNEGINTSVTARRNARLDFQERNVPSAVRASLHYFNNNEEIANFCQVIESKLHQ
- the ovoA gene encoding 5-histidylcysteine sulfoxide synthase — encoded protein: MPVETALSPQTSISEYNLITKTPILDGGDPEAKRQEILQYFHDTFSLYESIFECLKDDQAFYTRANPLRHPLIFYYGHTSVFFINKLNVAKLINERVDERIESMLAIGVDEMSWDDLNENNYPWPTPAEVKAHRDKTRQVVDRFIRNCDINLPIQWDDPLWVVVMGIEHERIHLETTAVLIRELPLEAVRPHALWSNICRHSGNAPTNELLPVSGGKVTLGKPRSNPVYGWDNEYGQRQEDVAPFSASKYLVSNQEFLEFVEADGYHTERYWTEEGWQWAQFRQAGHPVYWVVENGTYRYRSMLEVIDMPWDWPVDINYLEAKAFCNWKSEQTGKQIRMPTEAEWHQLRELVDSDQPHWQGAPGNINLEGEFSACPVNRHEFSNGFYDIIGNVWQWTETPIDGFDGFEVHPIYDDFSTPTFDGKHNIFKGGCWISTGNYAIRDSRYAFRRHFFQYSGLRYVEGEKLPDPTLNTYESSTMVAQYIEFHYGDEHFGVPNFPAACINTIEPHLQGRATERALDLGCATGRSSFELAKYFSHVDAIDFSVRLIEAPTSLQKTGSQRYILQDEGELVSYKEIQLSDFDGYTDVKDNIVFMQGDACNLVEKYSDYDLVFAGNLIDRLYDPAKFLQQIKERIRPGGLLVLTSPYTWLEEFTPRDKWIGGYKANTGENYDTLEGLQDQLKPEFTLLTEPQDIPFVIRETRRKFQHTLAQMTIWQKDS
- a CDS encoding DUF3012 domain-containing protein, with amino-acid sequence MKKLSLIAIFSTTLLFLSGCSPEVGSKAWCEAMKEKPKGDWTANEATDFAKHCIFRGDD
- a CDS encoding DUF58 domain-containing protein is translated as MRPTTRLIVLLLAWLLLAVVAAFVPALVNAWVVLAALLALATALDAVWVNQLKQIEAERKINHNLPINSWSDVKLRLRHHHGRTLALTLHDHIPNDFDYREQPQELALPPEKMAEVHYSVKPQQRGNARFTALDLLVTSPMQLWRRRQLLPLETTVRVYPNFAEISHYTLLATDNRLSQMGVKRRQRRGEGNDFHQLREYRDGDSLKQVDWKATARHHKLISREYQDERDQQILFMVDCGRRMRHKENGQEHLDQALNAMLLLSYVAVRQGDAAGFISFAGDERWAAPQKGQGAVNLLLNQTFDLPSTMESADYLATARRLMSLQRRRSLIVLMTNTRDEDQQELLTAVQLLSRRHLVVLADLQEPALQQSLQSSVGTLDDALQFHSVYDYLQRRRNLHESLGHSGAVCMDTTAEELPVRLVNQYLDIKRAGRL